The sequence GGTCTGTACGGTTCTTGACGACTGGATTGCCACTACTAGAGAAGATATCATCGAGGAGTCCAGTCGTCGACCGTTATTGACAACGAGGAAAGGGCGAGCGCATACGACGACACTTCGTGGAGATTGCTATCGATATTCTCGCCCGTGCGAGATTGTTGCAGAGTGTCCCGACGAACGGGATAATGGTTCGTGTTCAGCAACGAACTACGGCACTGCTTCCAAGTGTCCTATCAGTCGAAGTCCCCACGCAATTCGTCGCGGGACAATAACGTACGCTCTGAATCGGGATTGGCCGAAGCCAGCAGTCAGTGACCGGGCCAACGTTTCGGAGGGCGTCTTGGACCGCCACAACGATCAGCGAACTGAACGGGAAATGATGGAACAGCGGCGAGCGTATTTATCAAACCACTAATAAACCACTCATTTCATGTCTGGCTGTTGTTATTGTATTGAGACCTCGTGACGCGTGGCATATGCCTTTAGGGCACTTTTGAATCCCTTTACAAATGATATATTTCATTGGCTGTGCTGAATATAGACCGTGCATTCAATTCCGATTTGACCTTCGCAAAATTACTTACACTAACCCTGTCTTTTCCATACCTGTATGGCACATTGGTTGACTCTTGTAGCGGGTGAATTGATAGTATGGTAAAATTTGGACTGTGGGTCAACGTAGTCGGGCTTTTGATTAGTCTCGGAGGAACGCTACGACTGTTTATGCATGTGACCGACGAGTACCATTCGGCGATAGGTGATATTGGGTCGATAGCTGTTGGGTACCTCGGGATAATTCTACTGGGGTTGTCAGTGTCGATTACCGGCGTTGCTGTTTTGCTAAACAATTCCGTCCTTGATGTGGGCAACTAATCTATACCTCCTAATCCGGGATCAACCTCGGGATGGTCAACTGAATATATGTCAGATATTGTTACAATCCGACTGCTGAACTCAGACTCCTGTATTGAACAGTACTGCTGAAGAATATCACCGATTGGGAGTTTTACGACGACCAAATTGGTGGAATCGTAATTCATCAGTCAATCCTCCAAATGTGCTAATTGTGGTGGAACTCTTTTAAGAAAATAATCTTCGAAGCTCGTAATATCGCGTCTAGTCGATGAATTCCCATTGCAGCGAACTAGCCTCGACAACGGCTAGAAGAAACTCAAAATTCAATTATAGTTATCAGCGGTTTCTTTGTGTTCTCTCTCGGTCGATTTGTTTGTATGGACATACTATCTCGTGTGCGATCTGCAAGTAGGTCGTACACCGTCATCTTCGTCGTGGCACTGCTCGTTGGTGCGGCCGTTGCACCGACGGCATTCAGCATGGCGAACGAGATGGGTGAACAGACAGATACCGTTGCAGTTATCGAGGTCGGGTCGACGATCGCCGAACCGACCGCTGCGCCGGTCAAAGAGCAATTACAGAACGCCCGCTCGAACGATTCGATCAAAGCCGTCGTACTGAAGGTTAATACGCCAGGTGGTGCACTGTCGGCAACCGAGTCGCTGGCGCTAGAAGTCGAACGGACGGCTGAAGTGATGCCCGTTGTTGTGAGCGTCACCCAGATGGCTGCTTCGGGTGGATATTACGTGAGTGCGCCCGCCGACCATATCGTCGCAAACCCGAGTGCGATGGTCGGAAGTGTTGGGGTAAACTTCGCGTACTTCAACGCAGGGTCGGTTGGGACTGCGATTCAATCTGGCCCGGATAAATCCGGCGGATACACCGAAGAAGAGGCCATCGAAATGGCCGACATGATGGTCGAGGGGTTCTATGGGACCGTCCTTGACCACCGCGGCGACAAAATCGAGTTGAGTAAAGAAGAACTCGCCTACGCGAAAGTGTACCCGAGTCAAAAGGCCCTCCACAACGGCATGATAGACGAAATCGGAACACTCGATACTGCAATCCAACGCGCGGCTGACCAGGCAGGTCTCGACACCTATGAAGTGGTCGAACTAGATACGACGCCCGACCTGACTCAGATACCGTTGTTCTCTGCACAGAACGACAATCTCACGAGCAGTGAACGGGTCGAAGCGATGATCGATCCAGCCCCCGGTGTAGAGACGCCGGTGGCGCTTGCGATGTACGGTACACTACCGGACGAACAGATTATCGTGACGACCGCCGGTGACGCATCTGTTCAACGAGTCGACACCGAGTCGGAGGGCGCAACATGACTGGAACGGCAAAGCGGATCGGCGTGTTCGTACTGGTCGTTGCAGCTGTGGTTGGAATGGCCGCCATTGGTGGCTATGCGATGGCAGAAACGCCGCCAGATCGGACTGATGCAACGATCGAAAAGAACTATTTCACTGACGAGTCGTTGATTGCCGACGCTGAATTGACCGATCGTT is a genomic window of Halanaeroarchaeum sp. HSR-CO containing:
- a CDS encoding S49 family peptidase, which encodes MDILSRVRSASRSYTVIFVVALLVGAAVAPTAFSMANEMGEQTDTVAVIEVGSTIAEPTAAPVKEQLQNARSNDSIKAVVLKVNTPGGALSATESLALEVERTAEVMPVVVSVTQMAASGGYYVSAPADHIVANPSAMVGSVGVNFAYFNAGSVGTAIQSGPDKSGGYTEEEAIEMADMMVEGFYGTVLDHRGDKIELSKEELAYAKVYPSQKALHNGMIDEIGTLDTAIQRAADQAGLDTYEVVELDTTPDLTQIPLFSAQNDNLTSSERVEAMIDPAPGVETPVALAMYGTLPDEQIIVTTAGDASVQRVDTESEGAT